From one uncultured Methanoregula sp. genomic stretch:
- a CDS encoding KH domain-containing protein, which produces MMQEVKIAGSRIGVLIGKSGATKKELETKTHTTITIDSKEGMVKVEGTEENTIPLLRAVEIINAINRGFSPERAFEMIEDEDLLLEVIDLAGMADSPRQLDRLRGRIIGKDGRAREQIEDMTDVEISVFGKTVALIGYPEQLKTARAAVDMLIEGVPHENVFAFLDRKKKESKQDMISYYY; this is translated from the coding sequence ATGATGCAGGAAGTAAAGATTGCCGGTAGCAGGATCGGCGTCCTGATTGGCAAGAGCGGCGCCACCAAAAAGGAGCTGGAGACAAAAACCCACACAACCATCACCATCGACAGCAAGGAGGGAATGGTAAAAGTTGAGGGGACGGAAGAGAACACCATTCCCCTTCTCAGGGCGGTTGAGATCATCAATGCTATAAACCGGGGTTTCTCACCCGAACGTGCGTTTGAGATGATCGAGGATGAAGACCTGCTCCTGGAAGTGATCGATCTCGCCGGCATGGCAGACAGCCCGCGACAGCTCGACCGGCTCAGGGGAAGGATCATCGGGAAAGACGGGCGTGCCCGGGAGCAGATCGAGGATATGACAGACGTGGAGATCTCGGTCTTTGGTAAGACCGTTGCCCTGATCGGGTACCCGGAACAGCTCAAGACCGCCCGGGCTGCCGTTGATATGCTCATCGAAGGCGTACCCCATGAGAATGTCTTCGCCTTCCTTGACCGGAAGAAGAAAGAGTCCAAGCAGGATATGATCAGTTACTATTACTGA
- a CDS encoding serine protein kinase RIO has product MGIRIRDADQLKVREDVFDEVTLLALYKLVHKKWLSAIGGSISTGKEANVFYGERDAVGIAIKIYRIRTANFTTMSSYITGDRRFSHVKKAKKELIFAWTRKEFSNLVRARDAGIAVPEPLVWDRNILIMSFIGEGECPYPQLRNAEMEDPQDIYSRIVKCIDILYNKAELVHADLSEFNILYGDQPYLIDMGQSVTRDHPRALPFLMRDIKNINRFFKNRCEVQKDTEIFHAVTGLKVAEP; this is encoded by the coding sequence ATGGGCATCCGTATCAGGGACGCCGATCAGCTCAAGGTCCGCGAGGATGTATTCGACGAAGTAACGCTCCTGGCACTCTACAAGCTGGTCCATAAGAAATGGCTCTCTGCCATCGGGGGTTCAATCAGCACCGGCAAAGAGGCCAATGTTTTCTATGGCGAGCGCGATGCGGTTGGTATCGCCATCAAGATCTATCGTATCCGGACAGCAAACTTCACAACAATGAGCTCGTATATCACCGGTGACCGCAGGTTCTCACATGTGAAAAAAGCAAAAAAAGAGCTCATCTTTGCATGGACACGAAAGGAATTCTCGAACCTTGTCCGGGCGCGGGATGCGGGAATTGCCGTTCCCGAACCCCTGGTCTGGGACCGGAACATCCTGATCATGTCCTTTATCGGTGAGGGGGAGTGCCCGTATCCCCAGCTCCGGAATGCCGAGATGGAGGATCCGCAAGATATATACTCCCGAATCGTGAAATGCATCGATATCCTTTACAACAAGGCCGAACTCGTGCATGCCGATTTGAGCGAGTTCAATATATTGTACGGCGACCAACCATATCTCATTGACATGGGCCAGTCCGTAACCCGTGATCACCCCCGTGCCCTCCCATTCCTCATGAGGGACATCAAAAACATCAACCGGTTCTTTAAAAACCGGTGTGAAGTGCAGAAAGATACCGAAATTTTCCATGCCGTCACCGGGCTGAAAGTTGCCGAACCATGA
- a CDS encoding tyrosine--tRNA ligase has translation MDAYERVTRNTVEVVTDDDLIALLARPTKRVYAGYEPSGEIHLGHLVTINKLVDLQAAGFEVTVLLADLHAFLNRKGTMERVKELAEYNKRCFEGLGLRNVTYVLGSDLQLSPDYQLLVLQLSQQITLNRATRSMDEVGRQMDHPTVSQMIYPIMQMADIALLKADAAVGGIDQRKIHMLAREHLVNFGYKAPVCIHTPILNGLDGKKMSSSQGNYISVADSEEDILKKCQKAFCPPEIPENPILQIFQHHVFPRLPEITIKRPEKFGGDKTFAGYADLESAYGEGGIHPLDLKKACGQSLVEILAPVREYIQ, from the coding sequence ATGGACGCATACGAGCGCGTTACCCGGAATACGGTAGAAGTTGTCACGGATGATGACCTCATTGCCCTCCTGGCCCGGCCCACAAAGCGGGTGTATGCCGGTTATGAACCCAGTGGCGAGATTCATCTCGGCCACTTGGTCACGATCAACAAACTGGTCGACCTGCAGGCTGCCGGCTTCGAGGTCACGGTGCTGCTCGCCGACCTCCACGCTTTCCTGAACCGCAAGGGTACCATGGAGCGGGTGAAGGAACTCGCAGAATACAATAAGCGCTGTTTCGAAGGGCTCGGACTCAGGAACGTGACCTATGTACTCGGGTCCGATCTCCAGCTCAGCCCAGACTACCAGCTGCTCGTACTCCAGCTCTCCCAGCAGATTACCTTAAACCGGGCGACCCGCAGTATGGATGAGGTTGGCCGGCAGATGGACCACCCCACCGTTTCCCAGATGATCTACCCGATCATGCAGATGGCAGATATCGCCCTTCTCAAGGCAGACGCAGCAGTCGGTGGCATCGACCAGCGCAAGATCCATATGCTCGCCCGGGAGCACCTTGTCAATTTCGGTTACAAGGCTCCCGTCTGTATCCACACACCTATCCTGAACGGGCTTGACGGCAAGAAGATGTCCTCATCACAGGGTAATTATATATCAGTTGCCGACAGCGAGGAGGATATTTTAAAGAAGTGCCAGAAGGCCTTCTGCCCGCCGGAAATTCCGGAGAACCCGATACTCCAGATCTTCCAGCACCACGTCTTTCCTCGCCTGCCCGAGATCACGATAAAACGGCCCGAAAAGTTCGGCGGGGACAAGACCTTTGCCGGATATGCGGACCTTGAATCTGCCTACGGCGAAGGCGGGATACACCCGCTCGACCTCAAGAAAGCCTGCGGGCAGTCGCTTGTGGAGATCCTTGCCCCTGTGCGGGAATATATACAATGA
- a CDS encoding type II glyceraldehyde-3-phosphate dehydrogenase, producing the protein MIKVAINGYGTIGKRVADAVAAQKDMKVIGVSKTRPNAEAFVAKQRGYPLYIADISKKAAFEKAGLTVAGSVEDMCKAADIIVDATPGDVGATNKPLYEKLGKKALWQGGEDHEVAGFSFNSSCNYKDAIGRQFVRVVSCNTTGLCRIIHEIDKTFGVTHVHAIMVRRGSDPGEIKKGPIDAIVLDPVSVPSHHGPDVLSVLPHISITTMAMIVPTTMMHMHAIQMTTKKPVSKERVIELINAHPRLGLIKKTAGLRSTAELKEFAMDLGRQRSDLWENCIFEDSIYANKNELCFFQAIHQEADVVVENVDAIRAMMGAEKDGAKSVTATNAALGFVTIQNNH; encoded by the coding sequence ATGATCAAGGTTGCCATTAATGGGTACGGAACCATCGGCAAACGTGTGGCTGATGCGGTGGCTGCTCAGAAAGACATGAAGGTGATCGGGGTTTCCAAGACGCGCCCGAATGCAGAGGCATTTGTTGCGAAACAGAGGGGATACCCACTTTACATTGCTGACATCTCAAAAAAGGCAGCATTTGAAAAAGCCGGGCTCACGGTTGCAGGCTCAGTCGAGGACATGTGCAAGGCTGCAGACATCATTGTCGATGCAACGCCCGGCGATGTCGGGGCCACCAACAAGCCGCTGTACGAAAAACTGGGCAAGAAAGCGCTCTGGCAGGGGGGAGAAGATCACGAGGTTGCAGGGTTCTCCTTCAACTCGTCGTGCAACTACAAGGACGCGATCGGCCGGCAGTTCGTGCGGGTAGTCTCCTGCAACACGACCGGTCTCTGCCGGATCATCCACGAGATCGATAAAACCTTCGGCGTTACTCATGTCCACGCCATCATGGTCCGCCGCGGTTCCGATCCGGGTGAGATCAAGAAGGGGCCCATCGACGCCATTGTCCTCGACCCGGTCAGCGTCCCGAGTCACCACGGCCCGGATGTCCTCTCCGTGTTGCCCCATATCTCCATCACCACGATGGCCATGATCGTCCCGACAACGATGATGCACATGCACGCAATCCAGATGACCACCAAGAAACCGGTCAGTAAAGAGCGGGTCATCGAACTTATTAACGCCCACCCCCGCCTTGGGCTCATCAAGAAAACCGCAGGGCTCAGGAGCACCGCCGAACTCAAGGAATTCGCCATGGACCTCGGCCGGCAGCGCTCCGATCTCTGGGAGAACTGCATCTTCGAGGACTCCATCTATGCAAACAAGAACGAGCTCTGCTTCTTCCAGGCTATCCACCAGGAAGCCGACGTGGTTGTCGAGAATGTTGATGCTATCCGTGCGATGATGGGGGCAGAAAAGGACGGGGCAAAATCGGTTACTGCAACGAATGCTGCACTCGGATTTGTAACCATCCAGAATAACCATTAA
- a CDS encoding DUF367 family protein: MIPLYAYRDNSCDPRKCTVKKLERAGFLKIFTRIPQIPRNTLILDPTAEQALSPADRFVKSLTVLDCSWVVLDTGQITSWRIRRALPFLMAANPVNFGKPCKLSSIEALAAALYIMGEKKRAGEILGRVSWGIRFLEVNREPLELYAEAKDSTEVIKVQSLFI, translated from the coding sequence ATGATACCTCTGTATGCTTACCGGGACAACAGCTGTGACCCCCGGAAGTGCACAGTAAAAAAACTGGAGAGGGCGGGATTTTTAAAAATTTTTACCAGGATCCCGCAGATACCGCGGAACACGCTAATTCTGGACCCTACAGCGGAACAGGCGCTCTCACCGGCAGACCGGTTCGTGAAATCCCTCACGGTGCTGGATTGTTCGTGGGTAGTACTGGATACCGGGCAGATCACCTCATGGAGGATACGGCGGGCACTCCCGTTTCTCATGGCGGCAAACCCGGTAAATTTCGGCAAACCCTGCAAGCTCTCGTCTATTGAAGCACTGGCAGCTGCGCTCTATATCATGGGGGAGAAAAAGAGGGCAGGTGAGATTCTTGGGAGAGTCAGCTGGGGAATCCGTTTTCTGGAAGTCAACAGGGAGCCTCTGGAGCTGTATGCAGAAGCAAAGGACAGCACTGAAGTAATAAAAGTCCAGAGTTTGTTCATCTGA
- a CDS encoding nucleoside 2-deoxyribosyltransferase, whose protein sequence is MYVLCSPCILNPRLRADGITKPSDIVLFERVQERCRKFSLEMVPLPCPETLYLGAGRKPGTFLERLDTPAFSALLDNLEDQVKKILEERGPPLCILGANSSPTCGVTSTYYGSIGNESPRRAGRGVFLSRFPLIPAMDVSLFARYRVYLAAPLFSEAERVYNANLARLLEKDLFDVYLPQESGDDTDMRDEEEQGRLFFTNKKALEDADCVVAVIDGADADSGTAWEMGYAYAIKKPVFAIRTDFRRVGRNEKVNLMLEESATVMTSTRHLLDALHSPVPGVNGGADGESPPS, encoded by the coding sequence ATGTACGTGTTGTGCAGTCCCTGCATCCTCAATCCCCGGCTGAGAGCGGATGGGATAACAAAACCTTCCGACATAGTTCTCTTTGAACGGGTTCAGGAAAGGTGCAGGAAATTTTCCCTGGAAATGGTGCCGCTTCCCTGTCCCGAGACGCTGTATCTCGGCGCAGGCCGCAAGCCCGGGACGTTCCTCGAACGCCTGGACACCCCGGCATTCTCTGCACTTCTGGATAATCTGGAAGACCAGGTAAAAAAGATCCTTGAAGAACGTGGTCCCCCTCTCTGCATTCTTGGGGCAAATTCCTCTCCCACCTGCGGTGTGACGAGCACCTATTACGGGAGCATCGGCAATGAATCCCCGAGGCGCGCCGGGCGCGGTGTCTTCCTCTCCCGGTTCCCTTTGATTCCGGCAATGGATGTCTCGCTCTTTGCCCGGTACCGGGTTTACCTTGCCGCCCCGCTCTTCTCAGAGGCCGAACGCGTATATAATGCTAACCTTGCGCGCCTCCTTGAAAAGGACCTCTTCGACGTTTACCTTCCTCAGGAATCCGGGGATGATACAGACATGAGGGATGAAGAGGAGCAGGGCCGGCTGTTTTTTACGAACAAGAAAGCGCTCGAAGATGCAGACTGTGTTGTTGCGGTAATTGACGGGGCTGATGCAGATTCCGGCACGGCATGGGAGATGGGTTATGCCTACGCCATTAAAAAACCGGTATTCGCCATAAGGACGGATTTCCGCAGGGTCGGCCGGAACGAAAAAGTGAATCTTATGCTCGAAGAGTCTGCAACCGTCATGACCAGCACCCGGCATCTTCTTGATGCACTCCATTCCCCGGTACCTGGAGTTAACGGGGGAGCTGATGGAGAATCCCCCCCTTCCTGA
- a CDS encoding glycosyltransferase family 39 protein yields the protein MIAMAKKREDRSREKKTTGDRECDLDGDYHAPIRTFRDLTVHNISDILIHSRYMQLLLSITIVGLILRFFNLGYNSLWLDEASTNSFAVMSIPGIWQATTGGEFNPPLFYWIEHCMLVFGNNEFVLRFVPALLGVLTIPLIYFVGKEFMDRNVGIIAAAASAFSPFLIFYSQEARAYSMMFFFVAFSMVFYFRALKNNDIRDWVLFGLLSALAFWSHFYALVIIGALVLYALAVQILKYHKDLKNIVPMVAGWVVFTVICSPLILVTIQLFGSRTSGGPTFGLQGLQMIMGTFQQLSGFSDIIMYLFLILFIIGIIQAFILDKSKGIFLVLLSVLTFLISFLLSYKMPMVPRYLIFFSIVFFIGIAVSYKTFSSVLNSRHVVYGFIALLVVLNAPILAGYYSDFSKDDWRGFSSQLQQVTKPGDFVVVVPGYVSQPLDYYYSHRSDQTEESQAYTAKDLDAIYLRKTNNTIYYVVTGDIASANPDGDALAWLKEHTRSMGQHTGIYLFTSV from the coding sequence ATGATTGCAATGGCGAAGAAACGCGAGGACCGAAGCAGGGAGAAGAAGACCACCGGAGATCGCGAATGTGATCTTGACGGGGATTACCATGCTCCGATCAGAACCTTTCGGGATCTCACGGTACATAACATCAGTGACATCCTCATCCACAGCCGGTACATGCAGCTTCTTCTCTCCATCACCATTGTCGGATTGATCCTTCGCTTCTTCAACCTGGGCTACAATTCTCTCTGGCTCGATGAGGCTTCTACTAATTCTTTTGCCGTCATGTCGATCCCCGGGATCTGGCAGGCAACTACCGGGGGAGAATTCAACCCACCCCTCTTTTACTGGATCGAGCACTGCATGCTCGTGTTCGGGAATAACGAGTTCGTTCTCCGGTTTGTCCCTGCACTGCTTGGGGTCCTGACCATTCCCCTCATTTATTTCGTTGGCAAGGAATTCATGGACCGCAATGTCGGGATCATCGCCGCAGCAGCATCTGCGTTTTCCCCGTTCCTTATCTTCTATTCACAGGAAGCACGGGCTTATTCAATGATGTTCTTCTTTGTTGCCTTTTCCATGGTCTTTTATTTCAGGGCCCTGAAGAATAACGACATCAGGGACTGGGTGCTCTTTGGCCTTCTCTCTGCCCTCGCGTTCTGGTCCCATTTCTATGCTCTGGTAATCATCGGGGCTCTCGTCCTGTACGCGCTTGCTGTCCAGATCCTGAAATACCATAAGGATCTCAAAAATATCGTTCCCATGGTCGCAGGCTGGGTGGTTTTTACGGTCATCTGCTCCCCGCTGATCCTCGTCACTATCCAGCTCTTCGGCTCGCGAACTTCCGGTGGTCCCACGTTCGGGCTTCAGGGACTCCAGATGATAATGGGAACGTTCCAGCAGCTTTCAGGCTTTTCTGATATCATAATGTACCTCTTTCTTATCCTCTTCATAATCGGGATCATTCAGGCATTCATTCTTGATAAAAGCAAAGGCATCTTCCTTGTCCTTCTTTCGGTTCTCACGTTCCTGATCAGCTTCCTCCTCTCGTACAAGATGCCCATGGTTCCCCGGTACCTGATCTTCTTCAGTATCGTCTTCTTCATCGGGATTGCGGTCTCTTATAAAACGTTCAGTAGTGTTTTGAACAGCCGCCATGTCGTGTATGGGTTCATCGCACTCCTGGTAGTTCTCAACGCACCGATCCTTGCAGGCTATTACTCGGACTTTTCCAAGGATGACTGGAGAGGGTTTTCCAGCCAGCTCCAGCAGGTGACAAAACCAGGGGATTTTGTCGTTGTAGTACCGGGATATGTATCCCAGCCGCTCGATTATTATTATTCCCACCGTTCAGATCAAACAGAGGAATCTCAGGCATATACTGCAAAAGATCTCGACGCGATTTACCTGCGGAAAACAAACAATACGATCTATTACGTAGTAACCGGGGATATCGCCTCGGCCAATCCGGATGGCGATGCCCTTGCATGGTTAAAGGAACACACCAGGTCCATGGGCCAGCACACCGGCATCTATCTCTTCACATCGGTCTAA
- a CDS encoding glycosyltransferase family 2 protein: MYDLSVIIPTFNEEENILNIIEEVDAVLKKSNLNGEILVVDDNSQDRTITLVREMHSKKENVNIIVRLADHGLSQSVAEGFTHASSQIFIVIDADLSHPPALIPKMYEEIRAGNDLVIGSRYMEGGGIRQWPLKRRLISIGATFLGRLLFPDITDPVSGFFAVKKEVVVNAPLRPKGYKILLEVLGKGTWENDREIPFEFVDREIGSSKLKFRTITEYARQVVDITFYSFFHHQSAAWREWKKVFKFGIVGLSGIIVNLGLLQLLLMAGISGYISLFFAIAIAILNNFIWNDLWTFRSSSQRRTTSIWQRLWLFYTVSAGGAIINYGIAMGLTNLVGMNLLVSDTLGILVGFIWNFLINRRFTWGRR, from the coding sequence ATGTATGATCTCTCAGTAATCATTCCAACATTCAATGAAGAGGAGAATATCCTCAATATCATTGAGGAAGTGGATGCGGTCCTCAAAAAAAGCAACCTCAACGGGGAAATCCTGGTTGTCGACGACAATTCTCAGGACCGCACGATTACCCTTGTCCGGGAGATGCATTCGAAAAAAGAGAATGTGAATATCATCGTCCGCCTGGCAGATCACGGACTCTCCCAGTCTGTGGCCGAAGGGTTTACCCACGCATCCTCTCAGATTTTTATAGTTATAGATGCGGACCTTTCCCATCCCCCTGCCCTCATTCCCAAAATGTATGAGGAGATCCGGGCGGGAAATGATCTCGTCATCGGAAGCAGGTATATGGAAGGGGGCGGGATCAGACAGTGGCCCCTGAAACGAAGGCTGATCTCCATCGGGGCTACCTTCCTTGGCCGGCTCCTTTTTCCGGATATTACTGATCCTGTGAGCGGCTTTTTTGCCGTGAAAAAAGAAGTGGTAGTAAATGCCCCACTCAGGCCAAAGGGCTATAAAATCCTGCTCGAAGTGCTGGGGAAGGGAACATGGGAGAATGACCGGGAAATCCCCTTTGAATTCGTCGACCGTGAGATTGGATCCAGCAAACTGAAGTTCAGGACCATTACAGAATATGCCCGGCAGGTCGTAGATATCACCTTCTATTCCTTCTTCCATCATCAGAGTGCCGCATGGAGGGAGTGGAAAAAGGTTTTCAAGTTCGGAATTGTGGGGTTATCAGGAATCATCGTTAATCTGGGGCTCCTCCAGCTGCTGCTCATGGCAGGGATTTCAGGTTATATCTCGCTCTTTTTTGCCATTGCCATAGCGATTCTTAATAATTTCATCTGGAACGATCTCTGGACATTCAGGTCATCCTCTCAAAGACGGACAACCAGTATCTGGCAGCGTCTCTGGTTGTTCTACACGGTCTCTGCCGGAGGAGCGATCATCAACTATGGTATTGCGATGGGGCTGACTAATCTGGTTGGGATGAACCTCCTCGTGTCGGATACCCTTGGGATTCTTGTCGGTTTTATCTGGAACTTCCTCATCAACCGCAGGTTTACGTGGGGCCGGCGATAA
- the wecB gene encoding UDP-N-acetylglucosamine 2-epimerase (non-hydrolyzing): MFAIILGTRPEIIKMSPIIRSCERESLDYFVLHTGQHYSYEMDRVFFEELGLPAPDFNLDVGSKSHAEQTGAIMTGVERVLLDKKPDVVLVQGDTNTVLAGTLAASKCYVRGKSPVDVAHVEAGLRSFDRTMPEEVNRIVADHLSRYLFAPTEQAREHLIHEGIPDDKIHVTGNTIVDAVFENLVLSKTRADTVKDLGLTPEGYLLVTLHRQENVDNKKRLIGILNGLTCIHEETGMPLVFPVHPRTEKMIASFQLNLKGFQMIKPVGFLEFLQLESNARLALTDSGGVQEETCILKVPCVTIRDSTERPETVTVGANIVAGFNPGSIIKAADEMMRKPRSWENPFGDGNAGNRIIQVLSQ; encoded by the coding sequence ATGTTTGCCATCATACTCGGCACCCGTCCCGAGATCATCAAGATGTCCCCGATCATCAGATCGTGCGAGAGGGAGAGCCTGGACTATTTCGTTCTCCATACCGGACAGCATTATTCATACGAGATGGACAGGGTCTTTTTTGAAGAACTCGGGCTTCCTGCTCCGGATTTCAACCTTGATGTCGGATCAAAAAGCCATGCCGAGCAGACGGGAGCCATCATGACAGGCGTTGAGAGGGTTCTTCTCGATAAAAAACCGGATGTTGTTCTGGTACAGGGCGATACCAATACCGTCCTTGCCGGAACGCTTGCTGCTTCAAAGTGCTATGTCCGGGGAAAATCTCCGGTCGATGTCGCGCATGTTGAAGCAGGGCTTCGGAGTTTCGATCGGACGATGCCGGAAGAGGTGAACCGTATTGTTGCAGATCATCTTTCCCGGTATCTCTTTGCCCCCACCGAGCAGGCAAGGGAGCATCTGATCCACGAGGGTATTCCTGACGACAAGATCCATGTAACGGGTAATACCATTGTGGATGCTGTCTTTGAGAACCTTGTCTTATCGAAAACGCGGGCAGATACCGTGAAGGATCTTGGGCTTACTCCCGAAGGCTATCTCCTTGTTACCCTTCACCGGCAGGAAAATGTAGACAATAAGAAACGCCTTATAGGCATTCTCAATGGGCTCACCTGTATCCATGAAGAGACCGGGATGCCGCTTGTCTTCCCGGTGCATCCCCGGACAGAGAAAATGATCGCATCGTTTCAGCTGAACCTCAAAGGATTCCAGATGATCAAACCTGTCGGTTTCCTGGAATTTCTCCAGCTCGAATCGAATGCCCGTCTCGCGCTTACCGATTCCGGAGGCGTACAGGAAGAGACCTGCATCCTCAAGGTGCCCTGTGTCACTATCCGCGATTCCACAGAGCGGCCCGAGACGGTGACTGTCGGCGCGAACATTGTCGCCGGATTCAATCCGGGATCAATAATAAAAGCGGCAGATGAGATGATGCGAAAGCCGCGTTCATGGGAAAATCCTTTTGGGGATGGAAACGCAGGGAACAGGATTATTCAGGTTCTCTCTCAATAA
- a CDS encoding glycosyltransferase yields MISLIFPLYNEQENITHYPTDLFPIIDDIKKSAGENFEYIFIDDGSRDETVKKIQEITRSRTDVKILVHEKNSGMGTAIKTGLSACSGDLVITMDADLTFRPVDVAILIAKYQETHADCISGSPYLEKGLMEEVTPFRLIMSKSVNFLYRMLLGGGITCVSPIFRLYKRNVLSEMEITSRNFEINAEIISKLIIGGKTVVEVPVPLLKRKYGESKIDIKKEVKNYILLLYRIFKTKYLHRKWV; encoded by the coding sequence ATGATATCCCTGATTTTTCCCCTCTATAATGAGCAGGAGAACATTACCCATTATCCAACAGACCTGTTTCCTATAATTGATGATATAAAAAAGAGTGCCGGCGAGAATTTCGAATATATTTTTATTGATGACGGCAGCCGTGACGAAACGGTTAAAAAAATCCAGGAAATAACCCGCAGCCGGACAGATGTAAAGATCCTCGTGCATGAGAAGAACAGCGGGATGGGAACTGCAATAAAAACCGGTCTTTCCGCATGCAGCGGGGATCTCGTTATAACCATGGATGCTGATCTGACGTTCAGACCGGTCGATGTGGCAATACTCATAGCAAAATATCAGGAAACCCACGCAGATTGTATATCCGGATCCCCTTATCTTGAGAAAGGACTTATGGAGGAGGTAACTCCGTTCCGGCTGATCATGAGCAAATCGGTGAATTTCCTTTATCGCATGCTTCTTGGGGGCGGGATTACCTGTGTCAGCCCGATTTTCAGGCTCTATAAGCGCAATGTCCTCTCTGAGATGGAGATTACCAGCCGGAATTTCGAGATCAATGCCGAGATCATCTCAAAGCTTATTATTGGCGGGAAGACCGTTGTTGAGGTTCCCGTTCCACTCCTGAAACGAAAATACGGGGAGTCGAAGATCGACATAAAAAAAGAGGTAAAAAATTATATTCTTCTTCTCTACCGCATATTCAAAACAAAATATCTTCACCGGAAATGGGTGTAA
- a CDS encoding class I SAM-dependent methyltransferase gives MAAAEEVWDKVWIKNLITSDYSLKYLAFMQDVERRLPKSSRVLEAGCGTGQTLGLFSDRHEAFGLDISRAALDLATENCQNPVLGSIFSIPFRNDTFDLVYNSGVIEHFRDPTNVAAIKEMVRVTRPSGKIIIIVPNTLCLWYMLGKRMAVMMKNFEFGYEEDYSYQRLHDASLRAGLVIEETFGLQALPPLATNDREIIPISLRKKIGRIEEGFPAKQYYAYTVGIVARKPGKT, from the coding sequence GTGGCTGCGGCAGAAGAGGTCTGGGATAAAGTCTGGATAAAGAACCTGATAACCAGCGATTACAGCCTCAAGTATCTTGCCTTTATGCAGGATGTCGAACGGCGTCTTCCAAAAAGCTCCAGGGTTCTTGAAGCCGGGTGCGGGACAGGACAGACCCTTGGCCTGTTTTCGGACAGGCACGAGGCGTTCGGGCTTGATATTTCCCGGGCAGCATTAGACCTTGCAACGGAGAACTGTCAGAATCCTGTTCTCGGAAGTATTTTCTCTATACCCTTCAGGAACGATACGTTCGATCTGGTTTATAATTCCGGGGTTATCGAGCACTTCAGGGATCCAACCAATGTTGCTGCAATAAAAGAGATGGTCAGGGTTACCAGGCCTTCTGGAAAAATCATTATTATAGTTCCCAATACGCTCTGCCTCTGGTACATGCTGGGAAAACGCATGGCCGTCATGATGAAAAATTTTGAATTCGGCTATGAAGAGGATTATTCTTATCAGCGCTTACACGATGCATCCCTGCGGGCAGGACTCGTAATCGAAGAAACATTCGGTCTCCAAGCACTTCCCCCTCTTGCAACAAATGACCGGGAGATCATACCAATCTCTCTCCGGAAAAAAATCGGGAGAATTGAAGAGGGATTTCCCGCAAAACAGTACTATGCTTACACGGTGGGTATTGTTGCGCGGAAACCCGGCAAAACCTAG